The following DNA comes from Pseudomonas marginalis.
ACATCAAGAACGGTACCCAGGGCAACTGGGGGCCGGTGCCGATGCCGCCGAACCAGGTCACCGATGATGAAGCCAAGGTGTTGGCCGATTGGGTCCTGACCTTGAAATAAGCACAAGGAGCACGCCATGCAAGCATCGATGATCGGTACGGCCATGGCGCTGCTCCTGCTGATTCCCGCGCGGGCAGCGGCCACCCCGGACGCTGCCCGCCTTGAACACCTGTTGACCCAGGATTGCGGGGCCTGCCATGGCCTGCACCTCACCGGCGGCCTGGGTCCGGCCCTCACACCGCAAGCCCTGGCCCACCACAGCCGCGACAGCCTGATCGCCACCGTGACCTACGGCCGCCCTGCCCGCGCCATGCCCGGTTGGGGCCCGCTGCTGAGTGCCGGCGATATTGCCTGGCTGGTCGACCGCCTATTGCAAGGAAGCCCCCCACCATGATGCGTCCTACCCTGTTATCCCTGTGCCTGTTGCTGGGTGCCTGCGCCCAACCCGCCTTGCGCGGCAGCGGCGACCTGGGCCTGGTGATCGAACGCGCCAGTGGCAGCGTGCAGATTATCGAGAGCACCGGCATGACCGAACTGGCCCGTATCGAGGGGCTGGGCGACCTGTCCCACGCCTCGGCGGTGTTTTCCCGCGACCAGCGCTATGCCTACGTGTTTGCCCGCGATGGCGGCCTGACCAAGATCGACCTGCTGCGCCAACGCATCGAGCGGCGCATCGTCCAGGGCGGCAACAGCATCGGCGGCGCCATCAGCCAGGATGGGCGCTTGATCGCCGTATCCAATTACGTGCCGGGCGGGGTCAAGGTGTTCGATGCAGAAGACCTGACCCTCATCGCCGACATCCCCGCGACCGCACTGGCCGATGGCAAACGCTCGCGGGTGGTCGGCCTGGTGGATGCGCCCGGGCAGCGCTTCGTGTTCAGCCTGTTCGACACCGGCGAGATCTGGAGCGCCGACTTCAGCCACGGCAACCCGCCGCGCATCACCCGCTTCAAGGAGGTCGGCGAGCAACCCTATGACGCGCTGATCACCGCCGACGGCCGCTACTACATGGCCGGGCTGTTCGGTGAAGACGGCATGGCCCAGCTCGACCTGTGGCACCCGGAGCGCGGCGTGGTGCGCGTGCTCAAGGACTATGGCCGGGGCCAGGCCAAGCTGCCGGTGTACAAGATGCCCCACCTGGAGGGCTGGGCCGTCGCCGATGACCAGGCGTTCGTGCCGGCGGTGGGACGCCACCAGGTGCTGGTGATGGACGCGCGCACCTGGCAGCAGACGGCGGCGATCCCGGTGGCCGGGCAGCCGATCTTTGTCACTGCGCGGCCCGACGGGCGCCAGTTGTGGGTCAACTTCGCCTACCCGGACAACGACCGGGTGCAGGTACTCGACACCGAAACCCACCAAGTGGTCGCCGACCTGCGCCCCGGCCCCGGTGTGCTGCACATGGAATTCAGCGGGCGTGGCGAGCAACTGTGGCTGTCGGTGCGCGATGGCGAACAGCTGCAAGTGTGGGACCCGTACCGCCTGACCCTGCTGAAAAGCCTGCCGGCCCAGAGTCCCAGCGGGATTTTCTTCAGCCTGCGCGCGCAAAAAATGGGGTATTGAAATGGACCTTGATTCGCTCAGCCAGCAATTGATCGAACGCTTCCAGCACGGCATGCCGCTGTGCGCCGAGCCCTACCGCGAAATGGCCCAGGTGCTGGGTTGCAGCGCGGCCGAGGTGATGGCCTGCCTGCAACGCCTGGAACTGGCCGGCGCCTTGTCGCGCATCGGCCCGGTGTTCGAACACACCCGCGCGGGCGCCAGCACCCTGGCCGCCCTGGCGGTGCCGATCGAGCGCCTGGAACAGGTGGCCGCGCGGGTCAGCCAGTACCCGGAGGTCAATCACAACTACGCCCGCGAGCATCATTACAACCTATGGTTCGTGCTCACCGGGCCCCACCGCCAGCACCTGCAGCAGATCCTCGATGAGCTGGAGCAAGACACCGGCCTCACGCCCCTGGACCTGCCGATGCTCACCGCCTATCGCATCGACCTCGGTTTCCCCCTCGAAGCGGGAGAAGCCCCGCGCGTAGCAGCTGCCGAGCCTTGGCGAGGCTGCGTCAGCGGTGGGTCAGACACACCGCAAACGCAGCCTCGCCAAGGCTCGGCAGCTGCTACGGGAGATTTTTTTGAGGTGGGTAGTTTGGGAGAGCAGCCGTGATCGCGCCACTGAACCACGAGCAGATGCTCGATCTGCGCCAGTGCCTGGAACGCGGTTTGCCCATCGTGCCACGGCCCTACGACGAGCTC
Coding sequences within:
- a CDS encoding c-type cytochrome; protein product: MQASMIGTAMALLLLIPARAAATPDAARLEHLLTQDCGACHGLHLTGGLGPALTPQALAHHSRDSLIATVTYGRPARAMPGWGPLLSAGDIAWLVDRLLQGSPPP
- a CDS encoding cytochrome D1 domain-containing protein → MMRPTLLSLCLLLGACAQPALRGSGDLGLVIERASGSVQIIESTGMTELARIEGLGDLSHASAVFSRDQRYAYVFARDGGLTKIDLLRQRIERRIVQGGNSIGGAISQDGRLIAVSNYVPGGVKVFDAEDLTLIADIPATALADGKRSRVVGLVDAPGQRFVFSLFDTGEIWSADFSHGNPPRITRFKEVGEQPYDALITADGRYYMAGLFGEDGMAQLDLWHPERGVVRVLKDYGRGQAKLPVYKMPHLEGWAVADDQAFVPAVGRHQVLVMDARTWQQTAAIPVAGQPIFVTARPDGRQLWVNFAYPDNDRVQVLDTETHQVVADLRPGPGVLHMEFSGRGEQLWLSVRDGEQLQVWDPYRLTLLKSLPAQSPSGIFFSLRAQKMGY